GCACCGCGCGCGGCTGGACACGGTGTTCCCGGTCGGCGCCTGTGTGCAGGTCAACGGCATGGGCGCCGACGGCGTGCCGCTGCAGCTCGACGCCCACTGCGTGATCAACGCCACCGGCGTCGAACTGCGCGCGCAGACCATGCGCAATCCGCTGCTGCACCAGTTGCTGGGCTGTGGCCATGCGCAGCCGGGGCCGCACGGCATCGGCGTAGGCAGCGCCGCCGATGGTGCGTTGCTCGACGCCGACGGCCACGCCACGCCGCGCATCCGCGTGCTCGGTAGCCTGCGCATCGGCAGCCTGTGGGAAAGCCTGGCGATCCCCGAGTTGCGGGTGCAGGCGCAGCAGACCGCGCAGGCGCTGCTGGCGCTGGCGTCGCCGGCGCCTGCCGCTGCGCACTGAGCACCGCCGTGCATGCCGGCCGCAATTGCGCGCGGCGCAGCCGTGACCTCCTTTGTAGGAGCGGCTTCAGCCGCGACCGGGATTTCGGTAACGCCCGTCGCGGCTGAAGCCGCTCCTACGGCGACAAGACGTTTGCATCGGTTCTAGCCGTCACGAGCATTGCCGCTCCTACAGGTGGGTCGCCCGTCGCGATCAGCGGTTCCCATCCATCGCGTTTTGCGGCGTGCGCCCGAGCAACAGGCAAATCGCGATCGCCGCCAGCGCGGTGATCGCCGCCAGCACCCGGGTGAGCGTGCCGAAGGCCGCGGCGTAGGCCAGGCGCAATTGCGTCGCGGACAGCGCGCCCTCGGCCATGGCGGACAGATCGCCGGCGACCAGCCGCTGTGCGGTGTCTGCCAGGGCGGCGTGCGGCAGCAGCGGCGCGACTGCGGCCAGTTGCGCCTGCACCAAGGTCGCGAGCAAAGCCGCCACGCTGGCCAGGGCGATGCCTTCGCCGGCCACGCGCAGCGTGCCGAACAGGCCGGCGGCCATGCCGGCGCGTTCGGTCGGCACCACGCTGACCGACAGCGCATCCATCAGGCCCCAGGGCACAGCGGTGCCGGCGCCGATCAGCAGCAGCGCCGGCAGCGCCTGCGCCGGTGGCCGCGCGCCCAGCCAGCACAGGCCGACCGCGGCCACCGCCAAGCCGGCCGCGGACAGCCAGGCCGGGGCGATGCGCTGCGCCAGTACCGCGGCCAGGCTCGGCACCAGCAGCATCGGCGCCGACAGTGCCAGCAGCGTCAGGCCGGCGCTGGCGGCGGGCGCACCATCCACGCCGATCATGCGCAGCGGCAGCAGCACCAGCAGCACCACGTAGCTGTAGCAGGTGGCGACCGGCAGCAACTGCACGCCGACGAAGCGCCGGTAACGGAACAGGCTCAGGTCCAGCAGTGGATGCCGGCGGCGCCGTTCGATCCGCACGAAGCCGAGCAGCAACAGCGCGGCGGCGCCGAGCAGGGCCAGCGGCGCGGCGCTGCCCCAGCCGCTGTGCGGCCCCTGGATCAGGCCGGCGGTGAACAGCGCCAGCGCCGCGCTGAAACACAGCGCGCCGGTACGGTCGGGCGGACCGGCGGCAGAGTCGCGCGAGGCCGGCAGCCAGCGCGCGGCCAGGGCCCACGCCAGCGCGGCGACCGCGGCCACGCCGAAGAAGATCGCGCGCCAGCCCAGCCGTTCGCTCAGCGCGCCGGCGGCCAGCGGGCCGAACGCCAGGCCGGTGCCGAAGGTGGTGCCGAGCAGGCTGAACGCGCGCGTGCGCGCCGCGCCGGTGTACATCTGCGCCAGCGCCGCGGTGCCGGCGGCGAGCGCGGCGGCGGCACCGACACCCTGCAACGCCCGCCACAGGTCGATCGCCGCGACCGAGCCGGCCACGGCCACGCCCAGGCTGGCGCTGGCGAACAGCGCCAGGCCGACGAGGAACACCCGGCGCCGCCCATGCCGGTCGGCCAGCGCACCGGCGGCCAGCAGCAGGCTGCCGAAGCTGAGCATGAAGGCGTTGGTGATCCAGGCCAGGGCCAGTGCGCTGCCGCCCAGGGCCGCGCCGATCGCCGGGGTGGCGACGGCACCGCCGGAGAAGTTCAGCGGCAGCGCCAGGGCGGCCAGGCACACCGCGGCCAGGGCGGCGCCGCGGCGCGGCAGGGAAGTGGGATCAGGAGATGAAGCGGCGGTCATCGGAGCGGCTCTTGCGGCGGATGTCGGAAGGCCACTAGAGATAACGGGGCGGCAATTCACGAAAAAGGCCGTGATCCTCCGGGCTTTGCGGAATGAAACGCTCTAATATCGCCAGATGGATCGCCTCACCGGCATCGTCGCCTTCGTCCGTGCCGCCGAACAGCGCAGTTTCGTCGGCGCCGGCCGCGTGCTCGGCATCTCGGCCTCGGCGGTGGGCAAGAGCGTGGCCGCGCTGGAGCGCGCGCTCGGCGTGCGCCTGCTGCAGCGGACCACCCGGCGCATCGCGTTGACCGCCGAGGGCGCGCTGTTCCTGGAGCATTGCCAGCGCGTGCTGGC
This genomic stretch from Xanthomonas sacchari harbors:
- a CDS encoding MFS transporter, with translation MTAASSPDPTSLPRRGAALAAVCLAALALPLNFSGGAVATPAIGAALGGSALALAWITNAFMLSFGSLLLAAGALADRHGRRRVFLVGLALFASASLGVAVAGSVAAIDLWRALQGVGAAAALAAGTAALAQMYTGAARTRAFSLLGTTFGTGLAFGPLAAGALSERLGWRAIFFGVAAVAALAWALAARWLPASRDSAAGPPDRTGALCFSAALALFTAGLIQGPHSGWGSAAPLALLGAAALLLLGFVRIERRRRHPLLDLSLFRYRRFVGVQLLPVATCYSYVVLLVLLPLRMIGVDGAPAASAGLTLLALSAPMLLVPSLAAVLAQRIAPAWLSAAGLAVAAVGLCWLGARPPAQALPALLLIGAGTAVPWGLMDALSVSVVPTERAGMAAGLFGTLRVAGEGIALASVAALLATLVQAQLAAVAPLLPHAALADTAQRLVAGDLSAMAEGALSATQLRLAYAAAFGTLTRVLAAITALAAIAICLLLGRTPQNAMDGNR